GGTGCCGATCTATGTCGTCGCCGCGGCGCTGGCCGCCTCGATCGCGGTGACCGCGCTGGTGTCGGTGTGGGTGCTGTCCGCTCGGTTATCGCGAGCCGAGTGGGTGGCCGTCGGGGTGGTTTGTGTCAGCCTGGCCGCGCTGGCTGCTGCCGCTGGGCCCGGACACTTCCGCCACGGCCCCGCCGGGCTCGGTTGGGCCTTGATCGGCGTGGTCGCCGCTCTCTTCCTCGGCGGTGCCGCCGCCGGTTGGCTGCGCGACCGGGAACGCGCCCTGGCCCTGGGGCTCGCCGCCGGAACCGGGTTCGGTGTGGTGGAAATCGGGGTGCGCCTGGTCGACGAGATCGATCCCACCAAGGCCGCCTTCTACGCCAACCCGGCGCTGTACGCGGCGGCCGGCGGCGGCCTCGCGGGGTTTCTGTTGTTCACCTCGGCGTTGCAACGGGGATCCGTCACCACCACCGTGGCCGCGATGGTCGTCGGGGAAACCATCGCGCCCGCACTGGTCGGGGTGGTGTGGCTGGGCGACACCGCCCGGCCGGGCTGGAGCTGGCTGGTCATCGTGGGGTTCGTCGTCGCGGTGGCCGCGACGTTGCTGCTGGCCCGCTTCGGTGAAGCCCCTAACCCCGCGGAAGCCGGCTGAACCACTGCGTTACGGCCCCCGAAACCGGTTGCGCCGCAGCCGAAGCAGCCGATACGTCGATGGTGTGCGCCAGTTCCCGCCGAACCAGCTTCGCACCGGTCTTGCGGCGAAACGGTGTGGCGGAACGCGTGAACCTCGTCGAGCCACGCGCCTAGTCCGGCGTCGAGTTTCGAGGTGCACTTGCCCACCCGGGTCCATTTCCGCCAGCCGCGCCAGCGTCCGAGATCGCTGACAGTCGTCATTGACGGGTGTCAGTGACGTCGGGTACGTTGCTGGCATGCCATCGCCGGTGACGAACACCAGGGAGGCACAGCGACTCCAGACCCGCGCCCGCCTGTTCGACGCCGCCGTGGCCGAGATCGCGCAGTGCGGATTGGCGGGCGCAGACGTCGCCGCTATCGCCGCGGCCACCGGGGTGTCCCGCGGCACCTTCTACTTCCACTTCCCGACCAAAGAGCATGTGCTGCTCGAGCTGGAGCGAGCCGAAGAGGCCAAAATCGTCGCCAAGCTCGCCACGAGCCGCAAAGCCGGCGGCTTGCGGTCGATGCTGACGATGCTGATTCGTCAGGTATTGGCCGCCGAGGAGCGGCTCGGACCGGTGGTTTTCAGGGACATGCTGGCGCTGCACTTTTCGGCGACGCGCCCGATCGAAGACGAAACCGCCGAGCACCCGCTCGCCGGGTTCGTCATCGCCACCATCGAAGACGCGCGGGCCGCGGGATGCCTGCGCCGCGACGCGGACGCCGCCGAACTCGGCGTGATCTTCTTGACCGGCCTGTTCGCCTTGCTCGTCACCACCGCAAGCACCAAAACACGTGCCGCCCTCTTGGACCGCTACGTCACAACCATTGTTCACGGAATGGAGACACCATGACCACCACCGGCATCGAGGGCTACCGAGCCTATCTCGCGCATCGCGACGGCGACGCCGATCTGCTGCATCGCCGGCTCGCCAACCGAGAGGAGTTCTTCACGTCGTTGGAGGACGACCCGGTGCGCTCGGTGCATCCGATCGACCGGGAGGTGTTTCTACGAAACCTGCGCCGCCGCCGGCCCGAACCGGGATTGCCCCGCGAGACGTTGTTCGCATTGGCCACCGCGAAGCTCAACCAGGCGGAGCGGTTCGGGGTGGACCTGGGCGACACCTACGGACGCATCGGCGGCGCGGATCAACCACCGGAACGCATCTATCTGGCGCTAGAGGAGCATTACCACACCCGCTTGTTGGCTTACGTGCTGGACATTTTTGAGCTGCCCTTCCAGGTGGTAGTGCCGCCCCTGGTGCTGCGCCAGTTCGTCAAGATGCAGGTATTCCTTCCCGAACGCATGGGCTTCCCGTTCGTCGGCGCCGCCGAGATGGCGGGCTGCATCATGTTCGACGAATTGCGCCGCGTCGGTGTCGAATTGTTCGCCAACGAGCCAGCGGTCGCCGCGCGCATCGAGCGCCTTTACACCGAAATTCTCACCGACGAACTCGGCCATGTCGGCTATTGCGCGGCCCGTTGCAGCGCTGCGGAGCGCAGGGTAATGCGTTGGCTCTACCCGCTTTTCGGGCGGCTTCTGGCCCGTCAGACCGCCGAGATCAGCCTGCTGATTGATCGCGAGAAGTTGCGCGCACGTCTCGAGGCGCCCTTCGACGCCGCGGAACTCGCCGCTGGTGTTGCAAACGAGACGTTCGTCGCCGCGTACCCGTGAATTGGGCTCCCGCAGCCGCATCTTCTGTAAATAGACTGTCAAACTCCCGTTAAAACCCCTGC
This Mycobacterium simiae DNA region includes the following protein-coding sequences:
- a CDS encoding DMT family transporter, yielding MVSAVLIGFLLALGCSVCYGAASVLQAVAARSVEAGGTSGVDAALLWRAIRQWRYVAGIALDGLGFVLQVLALRLVPIYVVAAALAASIAVTALVSVWVLSARLSRAEWVAVGVVCVSLAALAAAAGPGHFRHGPAGLGWALIGVVAALFLGGAAAGWLRDRERALALGLAAGTGFGVVEIGVRLVDEIDPTKAAFYANPALYAAAGGGLAGFLLFTSALQRGSVTTTVAAMVVGETIAPALVGVVWLGDTARPGWSWLVIVGFVVAVAATLLLARFGEAPNPAEAG
- a CDS encoding TetR/AcrR family transcriptional regulator, with amino-acid sequence MPSPVTNTREAQRLQTRARLFDAAVAEIAQCGLAGADVAAIAAATGVSRGTFYFHFPTKEHVLLELERAEEAKIVAKLATSRKAGGLRSMLTMLIRQVLAAEERLGPVVFRDMLALHFSATRPIEDETAEHPLAGFVIATIEDARAAGCLRRDADAAELGVIFLTGLFALLVTTASTKTRAALLDRYVTTIVHGMETP